A region from the Alosa alosa isolate M-15738 ecotype Scorff River chromosome 7, AALO_Geno_1.1, whole genome shotgun sequence genome encodes:
- the LOC125297661 gene encoding glutamate receptor ionotropic, NMDA 2A-like: MMGEAAVLRVRLLCVCVCVCACVCASLAAQRPAALQVAVILGQSRPASSSSSSSSSSWETELMTRAGRVAGGDGRVEAQVSAVRLNRTDPRSVLSGLCEVMGRQPLHGLVFGDDGDQEALAQLLDFVSAHTLMPILGIHGGSAMTMAQKSVDSGTELC; the protein is encoded by the exons ATGATGGGTGAGGCAGCCGTGCTGCGCGTgcgtctgctctgtgtgtgtgtgtgtgtgtgcgcgtgtgtgtgtgcgagcctGGCGGCCCAGCGGCCGGCCGCGCTGCAGGTGGCGGTCATCCTGGGCCAGTCGCGTCCGGCGtcgtcctcctcgtcctcgtcctcctcgtccTGGGAGACGGAGCTGATGACGCGTGCGGGCCGCGTTGCCGGGGGCGACGGGCGCGTGGAGGCCCAGGTGTCGGCCGTGCGGCTGAACCGGACCGATCCACGGAGTGTGCTCAGTGGCCTGTGCGAGGTGATGGGCCGGCAGCCGCTGCACGGCCTAGTGTTCGGAGACGACGGGGACCAGGAGGCCCTCGCCCAGCTGCTGGACTTCGTCTCCGCCCACACGCTCATGCCCATCCTGGGCATCCACGGAGGCTCCGCCATGACCATGGCACAGAAG AGTGTTGATTCTGGAACAGAGCTGTGctga
- the LOC125297662 gene encoding NACHT, LRR and PYD domains-containing protein 3-like, whose amino-acid sequence METGRHHTHQISECCTCGGNNLLDSGVELLCSALCHQNCNLEELQLRRCGLTDKSCSYLASALKTSHSSNLRVLHLGGNKLLDSGVELLCSALCHQNCNLEELQLINCDLTDKSCSYLASALKTSHSSNLRVLHLSYNELLDSGVELLCSALCHQNCKLEELQLINCNLTDKSCSYLASALKTSHSSNLRVLDLSDNKLLDSGVELLCSALCHQNCTLEELQLQFCNLTDKSCSYLASALKTSHSSNLRVLHLRANQMSASAVEPLCALVKDPHCKLEKLITDHGTVEC is encoded by the exons ATGGAAACCGGGCG ACATCACACTCATCAAATCTCAGAGTGCTGCACCTGTGGTGGCAATAATCTGCTGGACTCAGGAGTGGAACTTTTATGTTCTGCtctttgtcatcaaaactgcaatcTGGAGGAACTACA GCTGCGTAGATGTGGTCTGACCGATAAGAGCTGTTCCTATCTGGCCTCTGCACTGAAGACATCACACTCATCAAATCTCAGAGTGCTGCACCTGGGTGGCAATAAGCTGCTGGACTCAGGAGTGGAACTTTTATGTTCTGCtctttgtcatcaaaactgcaatcTGGAGGAACTACA GCTGATTAACTGTGATCTGACCGATAAGAGCTGTTCCTATCTGGCCTCTGCACTGAAGACATCACACTCATCAAATCTCAGAGTGCTGCACCTGAGTTACAATGAGCTGCTGGACTCAGGAGTGGAACTTTTATGTTCTGCtctttgtcatcaaaactgcaaacTGGAGGAACTACA GCTGATTAACTGTAATCTGACCGATAAGAGCTGTTCCTATCTGGCCTCTGCACTGAAGACATCACACTCATCAAATCTCAGAGTGCTGGACCTGAGTGACAATAAGCTGCTGGACTCCGGAGTGGAACTTTTATGTTCTGCtctttgtcatcaaaactgcactCTGGAGGAACTACA GCTGCAGTTCTGTAATCTGACCGATAAGAGCTGTTCCTATCTGGCCTCTGCACTGAAGACATCACACTCATCAAATCTCAGAGTGCTGCACCTGAGGGCCAATCAGATGAGTGCATCAGCTGTAGAGCCGCTCTGTGCTCTAGTGAAGGACCCACACTGTAAACTGGAGAAACTAAT AACTGATCATGGAACAGTAGAGTGTTGA